The following coding sequences lie in one Mycteria americana isolate JAX WOST 10 ecotype Jacksonville Zoo and Gardens chromosome 13, USCA_MyAme_1.0, whole genome shotgun sequence genomic window:
- the CRYBB1 gene encoding beta-crystallin B1 has protein sequence MSETTKPAAPGQAAEEREKAAPAPTPSLDPAPVANSKGEEPSTEAFRIIVFEQENFQGRQMEFTTECPNLGDRGFDRVRSVIVTSGPWVAYEQANMRGEMFILEKGEYPRWDTWSSSYRSDCFMSMRPIKMEAEDHKISLYESADFKGNKMEIQEDDVPSLWAYGFCDRVGSVQVPSGTWVGYQYPGYRGYQYLFETGDFRHWNEWSAFQPQIQSIRRIRDMQWDQKGTFVTPDAPSD, from the exons ATGTCTGAGACCACAAAACCCGCTGCTCCCGGccaggctgcagaggagagggagaaggcgGCCCCAGCGCCAACTCCATCCCTCGACCCTGCTCCCGTCGCAAACAGCAAGGGTGAGGAGCCCTCCACAGAAGCCTTCAGG ATCATTGTCTTCGAGCAGGAGAACTTCCAGGGCAGGCAGATGGAGTTCACCACCGAGTGCCCGAACTTGGGCGACCGCGGCTTTGACCGGGTGCGCAGCGTCATCGTCACCTCTGGACC ctgggtGGCCTACGAGCAGGCCAACATGCGCGGGGAgatgttcatcctggagaagggCGAGTACCCTCGCTGGGACACCTGGTCTAGCAGCTACCGGAGCGACTGCTTCATGTCCATGCGTCCCATCAAAATG GAGGCTGAGGACCACAAAATCTCCCTGTACGAGTCGGCTGACTTCAAGGGCAACAAGATGGAAATCCAGGAGGACGATGTGCCCAGCCTCTGGGCTTACGGCTTCTGCGACCGTGTGGGCAGTGTGCAGGTGCCCAGTGGAAC CTGGGTCGGGTACCAGTACCCTGGCTACAGAGGCTACCAGTACCTCTTTGAGACTGGAGACTTCCGACACTGGAACGAGTGGTCTGCCTTCCAGCCCCAGATCCAGTCCATCCGCCGCATCCGGGACATGCAGTGGGACCAGAAGGGCACCTTCGTCACCCCCGACGCGCCCTCCGACTGA